The Polyangium aurulentum genomic interval ACGATGCCGGGGGGCGATGTCGTGGGCCTGGTGGCCTTGGCTCTCCGCGGAGAAAAGGGGCTGTCCGCCGCCATCAAGACGCCGACGCGCACAAAGGTGCTCGCGTCGCTGCGCGACCGCATGCTGGTGCGCGATCGTCAGATCATTCGGTGGGCGCAGTGGCTGTCCGAGGAATTCGTGCGCGAGTTGCTGCGGGAACGTGTGCGGCGGCTCGCGCGCCCGGTGACAAGACCGACTCATGGCGCACAACGCGTTGTTAAGTGGCTGGGCCCAGCACCGCGTCGGGGCGCGCGGGACCGCTTGCGATCTGAAGTCTTCGCGGTCTTCGAGTGGCTCAATGAGGGACAGCTCGGCCGTGCACGCACCGAACTCCAAGCGCTGGAGCGCCGCCTTGATGAATCGGGCGTGACGGCGGAGACGCGGGCTTACTACTGGCTCGCGGTGGGGCGCTTGCGTTCTGAGGAAGGCCGCTGGGCCGACGCTGAGCCGCTCTTCCGCAAGGCGCTCCGACTCCAAGAAGAGGGAGGCGACACCGCCACCCTGCGCGGGGTCACCATGCACGAGCTCGCGCGCGGTCTCCGCGACAACGGTCGCTGGGCCGAGGCCGAGCCCCTGTTCCACGAGGCCCTCCGGCTGGCGGAAGAGGGAGGCGAGACCGCCACTGACCGCGGCATCATCCTGGACGAGCTCGCGCGTGGCCTCCGCGGCAACGGTCGTTGGGCCGAGGCCGAGCCCCTCTTCCGCGAGGCGCTCCGACTTCACGAAGAGGGAGGCGAAACCGCCACCCTGCATGGGGTCACCATGCATGAGCTCGCGTGCGGCCTCCGCGATAACGATCGCTGGGCCGAGGCCGAGCCGCTGTTCCGCGAGGCGCTGCGGCTCAAAGAGGAGGGGGGCGACACCGCGACCAGCCGCGGCATCACTGTGGAGGCGCTCGCGTGCGGCCTCCGCGATAACGATCGCTGGGCCGAGGCCGAGCCGCTATTCCGCGAAGCGCTGCGGCTCAAAGAAGAGGGGGGCGCCACCGCCATCAGTCGCAGCATCACTGTGGAGGCGCTCGCGCGCGGCCTCCGAGACAACGGGTACTGGGCTGAGGCCGAGCACCTCTTTCGCAAGGCTCTCCAATTGGCGGAAGAGGGAGGCGACACCGCCACCAGCCGCGCCATCGCCCTCTACGAGTTCGCGAACGGCCTCCGCGACAACGGGCGCTGGACCGAGGCCGAGCCGCTGTTCCGCGAGGCGCTGCGGCTCCAAGAGGAGGGAGGCGCCTCCGCCGCCAGCCGCGCCATCACCCTCTACGAGTTCGCGTGCGGGCTTCGCGACAACGGTTGCTGGGCCGAGGCCGAGCCGCTGTTCCGCGAGGCGCTGCGGCTCCAAGAAGAGGGAGGCGCCTCCGCCAGACGCGCCATCACCCTCTACGAGTTCGCGTGCGGGCTCCGCGACAACGGTTGCTGGGCCGAGGCCGAGCCGCTGTTCCGCGAGGCGCTGCGGCTCCAAGAAGAGGGAGGCGCCCCCGCCACCAACCGCGGCATCACCATGGCCATGCTCGCGCGGGGCCTCCGCGACAACGAGTGCTGGGCCGAGGCCGAGTCGCTGTTCCGTGAGGCGCTGCGGCTCCAAGAAGAGGGAGGCGGCTCCGCCACCAGCCGCGGCATCACCATGGACGAGCTCGCGTGCGGCCTCCGCGACAACAAGCGCTGGACTGAGGCCGAGCCCCTCTTTCG includes:
- a CDS encoding tetratricopeptide repeat protein — translated: MRALHLIGLRTATGEKLRLNPADSSPLFLPSWLVESDREILLAFYQQILAEDTLRRVEVEWYRSIVDADRQYLRNLRERHGSDEYLVVVKVRRADVDLNDILAQPELYGFQHVAIASDFPVANETLGKLGEIARLVQTTAEEIYDEMVRELGLREDGIALVEPLVQTLLNPILIIETYNALLDVHAENVVREQQRDAIYRRILGRLLDTMPGGDVVGLVALALRGEKGLSAAIKTPTRTKVLASLRDRMLVRDRQIIRWAQWLSEEFVRELLRERVRRLARPVTRPTHGAQRVVKWLGPAPRRGARDRLRSEVFAVFEWLNEGQLGRARTELQALERRLDESGVTAETRAYYWLAVGRLRSEEGRWADAEPLFRKALRLQEEGGDTATLRGVTMHELARGLRDNGRWAEAEPLFHEALRLAEEGGETATDRGIILDELARGLRGNGRWAEAEPLFREALRLHEEGGETATLHGVTMHELACGLRDNDRWAEAEPLFREALRLKEEGGDTATSRGITVEALACGLRDNDRWAEAEPLFREALRLKEEGGATAISRSITVEALARGLRDNGYWAEAEHLFRKALQLAEEGGDTATSRAIALYEFANGLRDNGRWTEAEPLFREALRLQEEGGASAASRAITLYEFACGLRDNGCWAEAEPLFREALRLQEEGGASARRAITLYEFACGLRDNGCWAEAEPLFREALRLQEEGGAPATNRGITMAMLARGLRDNECWAEAESLFREALRLQEEGGGSATSRGITMDELACGLRDNKRWTEAEPLFREALRLKEEGGASATSRAMTMADLARGLRDTGCWAEAEPLFREALRLQEEAGDTATSRAITFCEFARCFRGNGRWAEAEPLFREALRLAEEGGETATNRGTILDELARCLRGDGRWSEAEPLFREALRLKEEGGATATSRAITLYEFGRSLRDNGRWAEAEPLFREALRLAEEGGETATSRGVILDHLARGLRDNGRWTEAKSLFQKALKLKRQGAAPAENLVPTLRAYAEGLRANGRHKEAAPLEAEADLLDAGNKP